The following proteins are encoded in a genomic region of Lycium ferocissimum isolate CSIRO_LF1 unplaced genomic scaffold, AGI_CSIRO_Lferr_CH_V1 ctg17765, whole genome shotgun sequence:
- the LOC132042768 gene encoding uncharacterized protein LOC132042768 yields MNNCLMHCWDITLALTSIGTTPYLLVYISNKNTKLEVEIPSLRIIQEAKLDDAEWICKRYEQLALIDEKRMIIVCHGQLNQQRMKRAFNKHARTRILQIGQFVLKRRFPNKEEYKGKFAPNWQGPYMVRKVLSGGAMVPAEMDGQEWPRIINSDAIKRYYV; encoded by the coding sequence ATGAACAATTGCCTTATGCATTGTTGGGATATCACACTCGCTTTAACTTCAATCGGGACCACTCCATACCTTTTGGTGTATATTTCGAACAAGAATACCAAATTGGAAGTAGAGATCCCTTCACTTCGAATAATACAAGAAGCTAAGTTGGATGATGCAGAATGGATCTGCAAAAGGTATGAGCAACTGGCTTTAATAGATGAAAAGCGAATGATCATTGTTTGCCACGGTCAATTGAACCAACAAAGAATGAAGCGAGCTTTTAACAAGCATGCGAGAACTAGGATTCTTCAAATTGGGCAATTTGTGCTCAAACGAAGATTCCCTAAtaaagaagaatacaaaggaaagttcGCACCAAATTGGCAAGGCCCCTATATGGTGCGAAAGGTACTATCAGGAGGAGCTATGGTACCTGCTGAAATGGATGGTCAAGAGTGGCCAAGAATAATAAATTCAGATGCCATCAAGAGATACTacgtgtga